The following DNA comes from Euzebyales bacterium.
GCCCCATGCGCGCCGGCGGCGGCCTGCAGAGGCGCGAGCGAGCTGACGGTCAGCGGTTACGTCTCCATCGGCCCGACGCACGGAAGCCGAGGTTGCCGGTCGAGCTTCCCGGGCTGTTGCCGCTCCGGGCCGCAACCCGGTACCGGCGGCAGTAGGAGGCGTGGCAGAGGTAGGAGCCACCCCGCATCGCGCGCAGCGTGCCCCGAGCCGGACCGGCGGGGTTGCGTGTAGGGCTGTGGCGGTAGTAGCCGGCAACGAACCAGTCCCCGCACCACTCCCACACGTTGCCGGTGATGTTGTGCAGGCCGTAGCCGTTCGGCGGGAACGCATCGACCGGCGCCGTTCCGTAGTAGCCGTCGGCCATCGTGTTGGTCGCCGGGAAGGGGGGCCCTGCCACACGTTCATGCGGTGGGTTCCACCGGGCTCGAGGCGGTCGCCCCATGGAAAGCTGCGCTGGACGAGACCCCCTCGCGCCGCGTACTCCCACTCGGCCTCGGTCGGCAGGCGC
Coding sequences within:
- a CDS encoding SUMF1/EgtB/PvdO family nonheme iron enzyme, producing the protein MAGPPFPATNTMADGYYGTAPVDAFPPNGYGLHNITGNVWEWCGDWFVAGYYRHSPTRNPAGPARGTLRAMRGGSYLCHASYCRRYRVAARSGNSPGSSTGNLGFRASGRWRRNR